The following coding sequences are from one Verrucosispora sp. WMMD573 window:
- a CDS encoding bifunctional diguanylate cyclase/phosphodiesterase yields the protein MLLVGLVVILAGLAGAVSVAHLPSYGAITATLTWATLISLVAVGFIVKVRVRIRSTNHDIAWTETAIVIGLAVAPASVVILATGFGIAIATVLTGSSPIKRAFGIGKNMLVATAAGLVLQVFGRSAGSSDLADTALPLAVAYLAAVLLDELVTLPVISLATGTSLRTLFREDWGLRISAAVARLIVIISTVLLINVDFRLLLAVPPLMLSLHLLYSARIRSRTEQQVWQRLAQTTDALSVVELDEVLTTAVTRAAELFSADEVEVELRDADRVVRGGTDGVTYDGPAAEPTTVQGAVVPARLEGHDKTVDVGMLRLRFRGPVKLSEREQYTLYTFASALCTAIRNAQAYAELARVAQAHAHDATHDALTGLPNRRHLLDAGNDQLNQRHADGVTALVLIDLNHFKEVNDTLGHTAGDQMLAAVAERLRAAAHAEDLVARLGGDEFAVLLRALPAPAVAAHRAETLLAALHEPFDIDGMRLNVEASGGIAAAPATGGMVELLRRADVAMYQAKRAGQRLASYASARDTADLDRLTLGGDLTRAVADHEFTVKFQPIVELGSGEVIAAEALARWRHPTHGMIDPLRFLETVERSGLLPAFAEAILDQALIAAGAWRDAGFDVPVAVNVSPRSLLDARFPGLVLARLRAHDLPPDRLILELTETLTLSQLDVVDRVLTRLRDAGVRLALDDFGTGYSSLSLLSRIPVHQLKIDRSFVTGMESSTEAAAIIRSTLDLGRSLDLSVVAEGVEREAQRRTLWELGCTAGQGHLFARPLPAGTLLAALQRGTGDRPGCLAVALHDTGAVVRLPQGRRQGGRGRHQPA from the coding sequence ATGCTGCTCGTCGGTCTCGTCGTCATTCTGGCCGGCCTCGCCGGTGCGGTCTCCGTCGCGCACCTGCCCAGCTACGGCGCCATCACGGCGACCCTCACCTGGGCCACCCTGATCTCCCTCGTCGCGGTCGGTTTCATCGTCAAGGTCAGGGTGCGTATCCGCTCCACCAACCACGACATCGCCTGGACCGAGACGGCCATCGTGATCGGGCTCGCGGTGGCACCCGCCTCGGTGGTCATCCTCGCCACCGGGTTCGGCATCGCGATCGCCACGGTCCTCACCGGCAGCTCGCCGATCAAGAGAGCCTTCGGCATCGGCAAGAACATGCTCGTGGCCACCGCCGCCGGCCTGGTACTTCAGGTATTCGGGCGATCCGCCGGCAGCTCAGATCTCGCTGACACAGCGCTCCCCCTCGCCGTCGCCTATCTCGCTGCGGTGCTGCTCGACGAACTCGTCACCCTGCCGGTCATCTCTTTGGCCACCGGAACCTCGTTGCGCACTTTGTTCCGTGAGGACTGGGGTCTCCGCATCAGTGCGGCCGTCGCCCGCCTCATCGTCATCATCAGCACGGTGCTGCTCATCAACGTCGACTTCCGGCTGCTCCTCGCGGTGCCTCCGTTGATGCTCAGCCTCCACCTGCTCTACTCGGCGCGAATCCGCTCCCGCACCGAGCAGCAGGTGTGGCAGCGGCTCGCCCAGACCACCGACGCGCTCAGCGTGGTCGAGTTGGACGAGGTCCTCACCACCGCGGTCACCCGGGCGGCGGAACTCTTCTCCGCCGACGAGGTGGAGGTCGAGCTGCGCGACGCCGACCGGGTGGTACGCGGCGGCACCGACGGTGTCACGTACGACGGTCCGGCAGCCGAGCCCACCACCGTCCAGGGCGCGGTGGTCCCTGCCCGCCTGGAAGGGCACGACAAGACGGTCGACGTGGGCATGCTGCGGCTGCGATTCCGCGGACCGGTGAAACTCTCCGAGCGGGAGCAATACACCCTCTACACCTTCGCCTCGGCGCTGTGCACCGCCATCCGCAACGCCCAGGCGTACGCCGAACTCGCCCGGGTGGCCCAGGCCCACGCGCACGACGCGACGCACGACGCGCTTACCGGTCTACCCAACCGGCGTCACCTGCTCGACGCGGGCAACGACCAACTGAACCAACGGCACGCCGACGGGGTGACCGCCCTGGTGTTGATCGACCTGAACCACTTCAAAGAGGTGAACGACACCCTCGGTCACACCGCCGGGGACCAGATGCTGGCCGCCGTCGCCGAACGGCTGCGCGCTGCCGCCCACGCCGAGGACCTGGTCGCCCGGCTCGGCGGCGACGAGTTCGCCGTACTCCTGCGCGCCCTGCCCGCGCCCGCGGTCGCCGCACACCGCGCCGAAACGCTGCTGGCCGCGCTGCACGAACCCTTCGATATCGACGGCATGCGGCTCAACGTCGAGGCCAGCGGCGGTATCGCCGCCGCTCCCGCCACCGGCGGCATGGTCGAACTGCTGCGCCGCGCGGACGTCGCCATGTACCAGGCCAAGCGGGCCGGGCAGCGGCTGGCCAGCTACGCGTCCGCCCGGGACACCGCCGACCTGGATCGCCTCACGCTCGGCGGAGACCTGACCCGGGCCGTGGCCGACCACGAGTTCACCGTCAAGTTCCAGCCGATCGTCGAACTCGGCAGCGGTGAGGTCATCGCCGCCGAAGCGCTGGCCCGATGGCGTCACCCCACCCACGGCATGATCGACCCGCTGCGCTTCCTGGAGACCGTCGAACGGTCGGGCCTGCTTCCGGCCTTCGCCGAAGCCATCCTCGACCAGGCCCTGATCGCCGCCGGCGCCTGGCGGGACGCCGGATTCGACGTACCCGTGGCGGTGAACGTCTCCCCGCGCAGCCTGCTCGACGCCCGGTTCCCCGGTTTGGTGCTGGCCCGCCTGCGCGCCCACGACCTGCCACCCGACCGGCTGATCCTGGAACTGACCGAGACCCTCACCCTCAGTCAGCTCGACGTCGTCGACCGGGTACTCACCCGACTGCGCGACGCCGGCGTCCGGCTGGCCCTGGACGACTTCGGCACCGGCTACTCCTCACTCTCGCTACTCTCCCGGATCCCGGTGCATCAGCTGAAGATCGACCGAAGCTTCGTCACCGGCATGGAATCCTCCACCGAGGCCGCCGCGATCATCCGCTCCACCCTCGATCTCGGTCGCAGCCTCGACCTCTCCGTGGTGGCCGAGGGCGTGGAGCGGGAGGCGCAGCGACGCACCCTCTGGGAACTGGGCTGCACCGCCGGCCAGGGTCATCTCTTCGCCCGTCCGCTGCCCGCCGGAACACTGCTCGCCGCACTCCAGCGCGGCACCGGCGACCGGCCCGGCTGCCTGGCGGTCGCCCTGCACGACACCGGCGCGGTGGTCCGGCTACCGCAGGGACGCCGACAGGGCGGACGGGGCCGCCACCAGCCGGCCTGA